A genome region from Pseudanabaena sp. Chao 1811 includes the following:
- the menH gene encoding 2-succinyl-6-hydroxy-2,4-cyclohexadiene-1-carboxylate synthase codes for MVRKVQIGNYGVTYYSEGDASNPAILFLHGFMGDRDEFKQAIAFLSKQFYCVAIDLFGHGQTCLIDHNYQDLDDIPQPEHYYTIHSSADLVINFLDFLRLDYCFLIGYSMGGRLALYLTIHFPQYFYKVVLESASAGLRTDAERSDRLAKDYQLATKLESGDFRQFLENWYQQPIFNSLRSHPDFQQLLEQRLKNSPSQLARSLRDLSTGMQPSLWEDLPKIKIPLLLLAGELDPKFVKINQQMEQLTEYSQLEIVPSCGHNIHFENPKLFVEKIQAFFQK; via the coding sequence ATGGTACGCAAAGTACAAATCGGTAACTATGGGGTCACATACTACTCAGAGGGAGATGCCAGCAATCCTGCAATTTTGTTTTTACATGGATTTATGGGCGATCGCGATGAGTTTAAACAAGCGATCGCGTTTTTGTCGAAACAGTTTTATTGTGTGGCAATCGATTTATTTGGGCATGGACAGACCTGTTTAATCGATCACAACTATCAAGATCTAGATGACATTCCCCAACCAGAGCATTACTACACAATACATTCCAGCGCCGATCTTGTCATTAATTTTTTGGATTTTCTTCGTTTGGATTACTGTTTCTTAATAGGTTACTCTATGGGCGGCAGGTTGGCTTTATATCTAACCATCCATTTCCCACAATATTTTTACAAAGTAGTCTTAGAATCAGCCTCCGCAGGTTTACGCACAGATGCCGAAAGGAGCGATCGCTTAGCCAAAGATTACCAACTTGCCACTAAATTAGAAAGTGGTGATTTTAGGCAATTTCTAGAAAACTGGTATCAACAGCCTATTTTTAATTCGCTGCGATCGCATCCAGATTTCCAGCAGTTACTAGAACAAAGACTGAAAAATTCTCCATCGCAGCTCGCTAGATCATTGCGCGATCTCAGTACAGGGATGCAGCCATCATTATGGGAAGATCTCCCTAAAATTAAAATCCCCTTACTTTTATTAGCAGGAGAGTTAGATCCTAAGTTTGTAAAAATCAATCAACAAATGGAACAACTAACTGAATATTCCCAGTTAGAAATTGTGCCTAGTTGCGGACACAATATCCATTTTGAAAATCCAAAATTGTTTGTCGAAAAGATTCAAGCTTTTTTTCAGAAATAA
- the rppA gene encoding two-component system response regulator RppA has product MRILLVEDEPDLGAAIAHRLRQEKYVVDWAKDGAEAWNYLESQWTQYTVGIFDWMLPKLSGLELCKKLRSQKSTLPILMLTAKDSLEDRVIGLDAGADDYLVKPFGMVELLARLRALQRRSPQLQAIQLKVGNLTLDYNTATVSSEDTNGKSTQVALTAKEFQLLEYFMQRPNQVISRDQILYQLWEVQSEPESNVVAAQMRLLRRKLADSNCLISIETIYGLGYRLNQKT; this is encoded by the coding sequence ATGCGAATTCTCTTAGTAGAAGATGAACCAGATCTCGGCGCAGCGATCGCCCATCGATTGCGTCAAGAAAAATATGTCGTGGATTGGGCGAAGGATGGCGCTGAGGCTTGGAATTATTTAGAAAGTCAATGGACTCAATATACTGTCGGCATTTTTGATTGGATGTTGCCTAAGTTGTCAGGATTGGAATTATGTAAGAAATTGCGATCGCAAAAAAGTACTTTGCCAATTTTGATGCTCACAGCCAAAGATAGCCTCGAAGATCGCGTGATTGGCTTAGATGCAGGAGCCGATGACTACTTGGTGAAACCCTTCGGCATGGTTGAGTTATTGGCTCGATTGCGAGCCTTACAAAGGCGATCGCCCCAATTGCAAGCAATTCAACTAAAAGTAGGCAATCTTACGCTTGATTACAATACAGCAACAGTTTCCTCTGAAGATACTAATGGCAAATCCACACAAGTTGCGCTGACGGCAAAAGAGTTTCAGCTTTTAGAGTACTTCATGCAGCGTCCCAATCAGGTTATTTCTCGCGATCAAATCCTCTATCAGCTATGGGAAGTCCAATCCGAACCAGAAAGCAATGTGGTTGCCGCCCAAATGCGCTTGCTAAGACGCAAACTAGCGGATAGTAATTGCCTCATTTCCATTGAAACTATCTATGGATTAGGGTATCGCCTGAATCAGAAAACCTGA
- a CDS encoding efflux RND transporter permease subunit — protein sequence MLNGILKWSIAQRWLVIIGAVIITFYGIYTIAKMPLDVFPPFAPPQVEIQTEAAGLAPEEVESLVTLPIESAINGTAGVSAVRSSSAASISVVRVIFKWGTDIYQARQLVTERLQAARSKLPTSVETPKIAPISSPIGTIVTYAFTSKNNDLMEVRRLVDWQVTNRLLAVSGVAQVIVFGGDVRQYQVLVAPEKLQAFNVSLQEVSDSVAAANVNAAGGYLITPDREKLIRGIGRIEDIEALKQSVITARNGVPIRISDVADVKIGAAVKRGDASVNTQKAVVAIINKQPQADTPTVTRAVEAAMNEVKAGLPEGIEINTTFSQETYIDASIENVQEALIEGSVIVALILIPFLMNWRNLAVCLVALPLSLLIGLLTLNWLGQGLNTMTLGGLAVAIGSAVDDAIVDAENVYRCLRENKHSDKPQPVLEVVFAGCQEVRDSVFGATIITIVVFSPVFALTGVEGSIFIPMGLGYLAAVLASSFVALTVTPALCAILLPYGHLPEREPWVARFFKKLYLPLIKFAMQRSPIIIGIAAASLVLSVIAVPSFGRIFLPEFQEQSLVNTLLLYPSSSLEATNSAASVLEHKLKDNPRFQNIQVRSGRAEGDADAAGVNLAHVDVELSEAGMKDRKASVDLLRQEFGKVIGAAPNVGGFISHRMDEVLSGVRSAIAVKIFGAELEQLRSLGQQVNDVMRSVEGIVDLQLEPQIPVDQIQIKFDRVAAARYGLTIGKLSETIETALNGRVVSQVLEQQQTFNLVVWLKPEARQSLEMIGNLVVDTPSGNKIPLAQVAKVIDGKGANTINRENVSRLIVVAANAQGRDLRSVVNEIQAKVKQQVQIPTGYYIQYAGQFEAEERASQNIVLFSAIAFVVITVIMYLSVKSIASTLMIMINLPLAMVGGVIAVMLTGGILSIASLVGFVTLFGVATRNGLLLVDNYNTKFASGMPLRDLLVQGSMERLNAILMTAFTSALGLAPLVVAGGAGKELLQPLSIVVLGGLFTSTALTLLVLPAIYARFWKYLIPKQKEKTHEQGA from the coding sequence ATGCTCAATGGGATTCTCAAATGGTCGATCGCACAGCGCTGGTTAGTCATTATCGGCGCAGTAATCATCACCTTTTACGGAATCTATACGATCGCCAAAATGCCCTTGGACGTATTCCCTCCCTTTGCGCCACCGCAAGTTGAAATTCAAACCGAAGCCGCAGGATTAGCCCCCGAAGAAGTGGAATCCTTGGTAACTTTGCCCATTGAGAGCGCTATTAATGGCACTGCGGGAGTAAGTGCTGTTAGGTCTTCGAGTGCCGCCAGTATTTCGGTGGTGCGGGTCATTTTTAAATGGGGAACTGATATTTATCAGGCGCGGCAATTGGTAACGGAACGCTTACAGGCGGCTCGGAGCAAGCTTCCCACATCCGTGGAAACCCCAAAAATTGCACCGATTAGTTCACCCATTGGCACGATTGTGACCTATGCCTTTACTTCTAAAAATAATGACTTGATGGAAGTACGGCGACTTGTTGATTGGCAAGTTACGAACCGCTTGCTTGCCGTGTCAGGAGTTGCCCAAGTGATTGTCTTTGGTGGCGATGTGCGACAATATCAAGTTCTCGTTGCCCCTGAAAAACTCCAAGCTTTTAATGTATCGCTGCAAGAGGTATCGGATTCAGTGGCGGCAGCAAATGTGAATGCGGCGGGGGGCTATTTGATTACACCCGATCGCGAAAAATTGATTCGAGGTATTGGGCGGATTGAGGATATTGAGGCTCTCAAGCAGTCAGTGATTACGGCGCGTAATGGTGTGCCTATAAGAATTAGTGATGTCGCTGACGTAAAAATTGGTGCAGCCGTGAAGCGTGGTGATGCCAGTGTGAATACTCAAAAAGCAGTTGTGGCAATTATCAATAAACAACCGCAAGCTGATACGCCGACCGTCACCCGTGCGGTGGAAGCCGCCATGAATGAGGTGAAAGCTGGCTTGCCTGAGGGCATTGAAATTAACACCACATTCAGTCAAGAAACGTATATTGATGCTTCCATTGAAAATGTTCAGGAAGCATTAATCGAAGGAAGTGTTATCGTTGCCCTGATTCTGATTCCCTTTTTGATGAATTGGCGGAACTTAGCGGTCTGTTTGGTGGCTTTGCCTTTGTCTTTATTGATTGGATTATTAACTCTCAATTGGTTGGGACAGGGCTTAAACACTATGACCTTGGGAGGTTTAGCCGTCGCAATCGGTTCGGCGGTTGATGATGCGATCGTGGATGCGGAAAATGTGTACCGATGTCTGCGCGAAAATAAACATTCTGACAAGCCTCAACCCGTTTTAGAGGTCGTATTTGCAGGCTGTCAAGAAGTGCGGGATTCTGTATTTGGCGCGACGATCATCACCATTGTGGTTTTCTCTCCCGTCTTTGCACTTACGGGAGTAGAAGGAAGCATTTTTATTCCGATGGGATTGGGCTACTTAGCCGCAGTATTAGCCTCTAGTTTTGTGGCGCTCACGGTTACACCTGCGCTTTGTGCAATTTTGCTACCCTATGGACATCTACCTGAGCGAGAGCCTTGGGTTGCAAGATTTTTTAAGAAACTGTATTTGCCCTTAATCAAATTTGCAATGCAGAGATCGCCAATTATTATTGGGATTGCCGCAGCTAGCTTAGTCCTATCCGTGATCGCTGTTCCTTCCTTTGGGCGCATCTTTCTGCCTGAATTTCAGGAGCAATCACTAGTTAATACCTTGCTGCTTTATCCCAGTTCATCCCTAGAGGCAACCAATAGCGCCGCCTCAGTGCTAGAGCATAAACTCAAGGACAATCCGAGATTCCAAAATATTCAGGTGCGCTCTGGTAGGGCAGAAGGGGATGCTGATGCCGCAGGAGTGAACTTGGCACATGTGGATGTGGAGTTGAGCGAGGCAGGAATGAAGGATCGTAAAGCTAGTGTTGATTTATTGCGCCAAGAGTTTGGGAAGGTGATCGGTGCGGCTCCGAATGTGGGCGGATTTATTTCCCATCGGATGGATGAGGTTTTATCGGGGGTGCGAAGTGCGATCGCTGTCAAAATCTTTGGCGCAGAGCTAGAGCAACTTCGCAGTTTGGGGCAACAGGTAAATGATGTGATGCGATCGGTTGAAGGTATTGTCGATTTACAACTAGAACCGCAGATTCCTGTAGATCAAATTCAAATTAAGTTCGATCGCGTGGCGGCGGCGAGATATGGGCTAACCATTGGCAAATTATCGGAAACGATTGAGACTGCCCTAAATGGCAGAGTAGTTTCCCAAGTTTTAGAACAGCAACAAACCTTTAATCTGGTGGTATGGCTGAAGCCTGAAGCGCGTCAGAGTCTCGAGATGATTGGGAATCTGGTCGTGGATACTCCTAGCGGTAATAAAATTCCCTTGGCACAGGTGGCGAAGGTGATCGATGGCAAGGGCGCAAATACGATTAATCGGGAAAATGTGTCGCGCTTGATTGTCGTGGCGGCAAATGCACAGGGACGGGATTTACGCTCAGTGGTGAATGAAATTCAGGCGAAGGTGAAACAACAGGTGCAGATACCTACGGGTTACTACATCCAATATGCAGGACAGTTTGAGGCTGAGGAAAGAGCTTCTCAAAATATTGTTCTCTTCAGTGCGATCGCCTTTGTGGTGATCACGGTGATCATGTATCTCTCGGTCAAATCGATCGCTTCCACTTTAATGATTATGATTAACCTGCCACTGGCGATGGTGGGCGGCGTGATTGCGGTGATGCTAACGGGTGGAATTTTGTCAATCGCTTCCTTGGTGGGGTTTGTGACGCTTTTTGGCGTTGCCACTCGCAATGGCTTACTACTAGTTGACAACTACAACACCAAATTTGCATCAGGAATGCCCTTGAGAGATCTATTAGTCCAAGGCTCAATGGAACGACTCAATGCAATTCTGATGACCGCTTTTACATCAGCGCTAGGATTAGCGCCCCTAGTTGTGGCGGGTGGTGCGGGTAAGGAGTTACTGCAACCTCTATCGATTGTGGTTTTGGGTGGTTTATTTACCTCCACTGCGCTCACGCTGTTAGTACTTCCCGCCATCTATGCTCGCTTCTGGAAATATCTCATTCCCAAACAGAAAGAGAAGACCCACGAACAAGGGGCTTAA
- the thrS gene encoding threonine--tRNA ligase, with protein sequence MDAVAVKPSESKPSDIKPSDILRQADTEKLARIRHTCSHVMAMAVQKLYPDAKVTIGPATENGFYYDFDRKEPFAPSDLKAIAKEMKRIIKWNQPLVRQELPRHEMLAEIEKLNEPYKIELLAAIPEGQNISRYFIGDPEKFEKQPWWDLCAGPHLESTGEIHPDAFALESIAGAYWRGDEKNPMLQRIYGTAWETPEQLQAYHAMLEEAKRRDHRTIGKDLQLFSIQEDAGGGLVFWHPKGAIIRNTIETFWKETHAQNGYEAVTTPHMANLDLWKISGHNDFYRESMFQPMEVEHQVYQLKPMNCPFHVLIYKDTLHSYKEFPIRYAELGTVYRYERSGTMHGLMRVRGFTQDDAHIFCTEEQIESEILGVLNLAELILSTFGFENYEINLSTRPEKYVGSDAIWEKSTEALKQALNHKGWNYVVDEGGGAFYGPKIDIKIEDAIGRRWQCSTIQLDFNLPDRFKMEYVGEDGVRHQPIMIHRALFGSVERFIGVLIENYAGDFPLWLAPVQAKLIAVSDSQMAYAEEVATKMKAAGLRVQLDYSGDRMAKQIRKAELEKVPVMAVIGAKEVEAGTLSIRSRKNGEIGAISVDEAISKMKSAISDRTWF encoded by the coding sequence ATGGATGCAGTTGCAGTAAAGCCCAGCGAAAGCAAACCTAGTGATATTAAACCTAGTGATATCCTGCGGCAAGCCGATACCGAAAAACTAGCGCGGATTCGCCACACTTGCTCGCATGTGATGGCAATGGCAGTCCAAAAGTTATATCCCGATGCGAAAGTGACTATCGGCCCTGCAACTGAAAATGGCTTTTACTATGACTTCGATCGCAAAGAGCCTTTTGCTCCTAGTGACTTAAAAGCGATCGCTAAGGAAATGAAGCGGATCATCAAGTGGAATCAACCCCTTGTGCGTCAGGAATTGCCTCGTCATGAGATGCTAGCGGAAATCGAAAAACTCAATGAGCCTTACAAAATTGAGCTGCTAGCTGCAATTCCTGAAGGGCAAAATATTAGCCGCTATTTCATCGGTGATCCAGAAAAATTTGAAAAGCAACCTTGGTGGGACTTGTGCGCGGGTCCTCACCTCGAAAGTACTGGTGAAATTCATCCCGATGCCTTTGCCCTCGAAAGCATTGCAGGTGCATATTGGCGTGGAGATGAAAAGAATCCGATGCTGCAACGGATCTACGGCACGGCATGGGAAACCCCTGAGCAACTTCAGGCGTACCATGCCATGCTCGAAGAAGCAAAACGTCGCGATCACCGCACCATCGGTAAAGATTTGCAACTATTCAGCATTCAAGAAGATGCTGGTGGTGGTTTGGTGTTCTGGCATCCTAAAGGCGCAATTATCCGCAACACCATCGAAACCTTCTGGAAAGAGACCCATGCTCAGAATGGCTATGAGGCAGTAACTACGCCCCATATGGCAAACTTAGATTTGTGGAAAATCTCTGGACATAACGACTTCTATCGCGAAAGTATGTTTCAGCCGATGGAAGTGGAACATCAAGTTTATCAGCTAAAGCCGATGAACTGTCCTTTCCATGTGCTGATCTACAAAGATACGCTCCATTCCTATAAGGAATTCCCTATTCGCTATGCCGAGCTGGGAACGGTCTATCGTTACGAGCGCTCTGGAACCATGCATGGTTTGATGCGGGTGCGCGGCTTTACCCAAGATGATGCTCACATTTTCTGTACCGAAGAACAAATCGAATCGGAAATTCTCGGCGTTCTCAATCTTGCGGAATTGATTCTCTCCACCTTTGGCTTCGAGAATTATGAGATCAATCTTTCCACCCGCCCCGAAAAATACGTCGGTTCCGATGCGATCTGGGAAAAATCTACGGAAGCTCTCAAACAAGCCCTCAATCATAAGGGCTGGAACTATGTTGTCGATGAAGGTGGCGGCGCATTTTATGGACCAAAGATTGATATCAAGATCGAAGATGCGATCGGTCGGCGTTGGCAATGTTCAACGATTCAACTAGATTTCAATTTGCCCGATCGCTTCAAGATGGAGTACGTCGGTGAAGATGGTGTGCGCCATCAACCAATCATGATTCACCGTGCTTTGTTTGGTTCCGTTGAGCGTTTCATCGGTGTCTTGATTGAGAACTATGCAGGGGATTTCCCTCTTTGGTTAGCGCCTGTCCAAGCTAAGCTCATTGCCGTCTCTGATAGTCAAATGGCATATGCTGAGGAAGTTGCAACCAAGATGAAAGCAGCAGGTTTGCGTGTCCAACTAGACTATAGTGGCGATCGGATGGCGAAACAAATCCGTAAAGCCGAGCTTGAGAAAGTACCTGTGATGGCAGTGATCGGTGCAAAGGAAGTCGAAGCAGGAACCTTGAGTATCCGCAGTCGTAAGAATGGCGAGATTGGTGCAATCTCTGTCGATGAAGCGATTAGCAAGATGAAATCTGCCATTAGCGATCGTACTTGGTTCTAG
- a CDS encoding efflux RND transporter periplasmic adaptor subunit, whose protein sequence is MLRFPTSGLMSLSLCTYLIANPALVLAHAGHGNEFKGSSTTQTTGISVDQEVAKRLGIKVEPVKRQALKLALKTTGQIETLPSQKAKVTTPIKGTILALLVEPNQKVEAGQPVAVLSSPELATLKVEAIAKQSEADGNAMSAIANLQLAEQNLARQKSLVEADIQQAQTELNLDKERFDRDRELFTQGAITKRQMQESESKYVAAKASLAKASSRLPLLEAEAQMSRAAADVQVARSRISLSGAAYEARRNQLGAIANPDGTVTVVSPIAGVVSDREATLGESVEESGKPIMTIVNDQQVMASANIYEKDLSQVRIGQAIQVKVVGENTSFAGKIIAIGSTVDSATRVVPVKATINNAQGKLKVGMFADLEIISNRTSEPVIAVPIASVVESNNKQLVFVQNGTKYQPVEVKLGRTSGDLVEIQDGLFEGDLVVTQRANQIFAQSLRGDTQDKKGNANDDHHDSEQSVSTISQGWLVMVIALGAIGGGAVVAAAFWLGRRSGTKMVILREPSDERSKVSDRIEQ, encoded by the coding sequence ATGTTGAGATTTCCTACTTCAGGCTTGATGAGTTTATCGCTATGTACCTATTTAATTGCTAATCCTGCATTAGTTCTTGCCCATGCAGGACATGGCAATGAATTTAAAGGAAGCAGTACGACTCAAACCACAGGAATTTCCGTGGATCAGGAAGTGGCTAAGCGTTTGGGTATTAAGGTAGAACCAGTTAAACGCCAAGCTCTCAAACTAGCACTTAAGACGACGGGACAAATTGAGACTTTGCCAAGCCAAAAAGCGAAGGTGACAACTCCGATTAAGGGAACGATTTTAGCTTTATTGGTGGAACCTAATCAAAAAGTAGAGGCTGGTCAGCCTGTGGCAGTGCTTTCTAGCCCTGAGTTAGCAACCTTAAAAGTCGAGGCGATCGCCAAACAATCTGAGGCGGATGGCAATGCGATGTCGGCGATCGCTAATTTGCAACTGGCTGAACAAAATCTTGCACGGCAAAAATCTCTAGTCGAAGCTGATATTCAGCAGGCTCAAACGGAACTAAATCTCGATAAAGAACGTTTCGATCGCGATCGCGAATTATTTACGCAAGGCGCAATCACCAAGCGGCAAATGCAGGAATCGGAATCTAAATATGTTGCCGCCAAAGCGTCTTTAGCCAAAGCCTCCAGTCGTTTACCTTTGCTTGAAGCGGAAGCCCAAATGAGTCGGGCGGCGGCGGATGTCCAAGTAGCGCGATCGCGTATTTCCCTGAGTGGTGCTGCCTATGAAGCAAGGCGCAATCAGTTAGGGGCGATCGCTAATCCTGATGGTACGGTGACGGTGGTTAGCCCGATCGCTGGCGTGGTTAGCGATCGCGAGGCAACTTTGGGCGAATCGGTGGAGGAGTCAGGCAAACCGATTATGACCATTGTAAATGATCAGCAAGTCATGGCTTCGGCAAATATCTATGAAAAAGATTTAAGCCAAGTGCGGATTGGTCAAGCCATACAGGTAAAAGTAGTGGGAGAAAATACCAGCTTTGCGGGTAAGATTATTGCGATTGGCTCAACTGTGGATAGTGCCACTCGCGTTGTACCTGTAAAAGCCACAATCAATAATGCTCAGGGCAAATTAAAGGTGGGGATGTTTGCCGATTTAGAGATTATTAGCAATCGCACTTCGGAACCTGTAATTGCTGTTCCCATTGCCTCGGTAGTAGAAAGCAACAATAAGCAATTAGTATTTGTACAGAATGGAACTAAGTATCAACCAGTGGAAGTGAAGTTGGGGCGAACTTCTGGCGATTTGGTAGAAATTCAAGACGGTTTGTTTGAGGGGGATCTTGTCGTTACCCAAAGGGCAAATCAGATCTTTGCTCAATCTTTGCGTGGCGATACTCAAGACAAGAAAGGTAATGCCAATGATGACCATCACGACTCTGAGCAAAGCGTCTCGACAATTAGCCAAGGTTGGCTAGTCATGGTGATCGCTTTGGGGGCGATCGGTGGTGGTGCAGTCGTTGCGGCAGCTTTTTGGTTAGGCAGGCGATCGGGTACAAAAATGGTAATTCTACGCGAGCCATCGGATGAGCGATCTAAGGTAAGCGATCGAATTGAACAATAG
- the rppB gene encoding two-component system sensor histidine kinase RppB, whose translation MNQNSLFFRARWRLAIWYSGVMGIILCIAGVGAYQMMVHAHWQGLQDEIESVAGTLHDTLEPMLQQPDRMSPYVQNVLPNLCVVTEPCAKNQQNLSNRHILGVTQTNAYYIHFRDRNHQTIATVGNLPEAEFNQNSVWQMIQDNQGHRYYQFSLLLKNSAGLPWGYMQIGRSMAEYEQHLSESRLALLLGLPIGLVAIAIASWYLTKIAMQPVYTSYQQIQQFTADVAHELRTPLAAIRATVESSLAMDVLLENDSRNILSVIERQNSRLSQLVGDLLLLSRLDIETSSSHFSPCCLNDILSDLIEELAPLALTSNLNLKLNLKTETRIFVMGNESQLYRLFSNLIANAIQYSNVNGKITVCLTMQDREAIAYIRDTGIGIAPQDLPYIFDRFYRANRDRSRTTGGSGLGLAIAKAIVHKHRGNVQAISEFGKGSEFIVSLPRLLT comes from the coding sequence ATGAACCAGAATAGTCTATTTTTTCGCGCCCGTTGGCGGCTTGCAATTTGGTATTCAGGAGTGATGGGTATCATTCTTTGTATAGCAGGAGTAGGAGCCTATCAGATGATGGTTCATGCCCATTGGCAAGGATTACAGGATGAGATCGAGTCAGTAGCGGGAACTCTGCACGACACACTGGAGCCAATGCTACAGCAGCCCGATCGCATGAGTCCCTATGTCCAAAATGTACTACCTAATCTCTGTGTCGTAACTGAACCATGCGCGAAAAATCAACAAAATCTGAGCAATCGCCATATTCTCGGTGTTACCCAAACCAATGCGTACTACATCCATTTTCGCGATCGCAATCATCAAACAATCGCCACAGTTGGCAACCTACCAGAAGCAGAATTCAACCAAAATTCTGTTTGGCAGATGATTCAGGACAATCAAGGTCATCGCTACTATCAGTTCTCATTATTACTCAAAAATTCCGCAGGTTTACCTTGGGGCTATATGCAGATTGGGAGATCGATGGCAGAGTACGAGCAGCATTTAAGCGAGTCGAGACTAGCTCTATTATTGGGGCTACCCATTGGCTTGGTAGCGATCGCGATCGCCAGTTGGTACTTAACCAAAATCGCCATGCAGCCTGTTTATACTTCCTATCAACAGATTCAACAATTCACCGCCGATGTTGCCCATGAGCTACGCACACCCCTCGCCGCAATCAGGGCAACCGTTGAATCATCCTTAGCAATGGATGTACTTCTCGAAAATGATTCACGCAATATCTTAAGCGTAATTGAACGCCAAAATAGTCGTCTGTCTCAACTGGTTGGAGATTTATTATTATTATCACGATTAGATATCGAGACAAGTTCATCCCATTTCTCACCCTGTTGTCTCAATGATATTCTCAGCGATCTGATCGAAGAGCTAGCACCCCTCGCTTTAACTTCAAACCTTAACCTAAAGCTAAATCTCAAAACTGAAACACGCATCTTTGTGATGGGCAATGAGTCCCAGCTATATCGGCTATTCTCCAACCTCATCGCCAATGCTATTCAATATTCCAACGTAAATGGAAAGATTACTGTTTGCTTGACCATGCAGGATCGTGAAGCGATCGCCTATATTCGTGATACAGGTATTGGCATTGCCCCACAGGATTTACCATACATTTTCGATCGCTTCTATCGCGCTAATAGAGATCGCTCACGGACTACAGGCGGCTCTGGTTTGGGGCTAGCCATTGCTAAGGCGATCGTCCATAAACATCGTGGCAACGTCCAAGCCATCAGTGAGTTTGGCAAGGGCAGTGAATTTATAGTGTCTTTACCAAGGTTATTAACTTAG
- a CDS encoding leucine-rich repeat domain-containing protein: MNEQAIFEAIETARVSEATSLYLSELQMTAVPEAIGKLTNLVWLYLSENQLTTLPDAIANLQQLTWLHLECNQIAKIPNAVMYLQNLTVLNLAENKISQLPPDIKSLSNLARIDLSNNALKELPSEIGVLKFLTWFDLCENYLESLPIEIGNLKSLTELDLRKNQLTSLPQEIGNLTNLTDLYLGNNQLTSLPAEIGNLINITELDLSYNELTKLPPEIAKLNKLLRLDLRGNSIDAASLSNLQHGMILI; the protein is encoded by the coding sequence ATGAACGAACAGGCAATATTTGAAGCAATTGAGACCGCTAGAGTTTCTGAGGCAACTTCTCTGTATCTTAGTGAACTGCAAATGACCGCAGTTCCTGAAGCAATTGGGAAATTAACAAATTTAGTTTGGCTATATCTGAGTGAAAATCAGTTGACCACCCTGCCAGATGCGATCGCCAATTTACAACAACTAACTTGGCTACATTTAGAATGCAATCAAATTGCGAAAATTCCCAATGCTGTCATGTATCTCCAAAATTTGACAGTGCTAAATTTAGCAGAAAATAAAATCTCCCAATTGCCTCCAGACATTAAATCCCTATCCAATCTTGCCAGAATTGATCTTAGTAATAATGCTCTGAAGGAATTGCCATCCGAGATCGGAGTCCTAAAATTTTTAACATGGTTTGATCTATGCGAAAACTATTTAGAAAGCTTGCCCATAGAAATTGGTAATCTCAAAAGTTTAACGGAACTCGATTTACGAAAAAACCAACTCACCAGCTTGCCCCAAGAAATTGGTAACCTCACAAATCTGACAGATCTCTATCTTGGTAATAATCAATTAACTTCTCTCCCTGCGGAAATTGGCAATCTCATCAATATTACCGAACTAGATTTATCTTATAACGAACTCACTAAGTTGCCTCCAGAAATTGCTAAGCTCAACAAGCTATTGCGCCTCGATTTAAGAGGCAATTCCATTGATGCAGCCTCCTTGAGTAATTTGCAACATGGCATGATTTTGATTTAG